The uncultured Desulfuromonas sp. genome has a segment encoding these proteins:
- the hutW gene encoding heme anaerobic degradation radical SAM methyltransferase ChuW/HutW, with translation MEPQKKTPSAERRFLNTMQGRPGSVGHGFTPPMISDDPLAKAFSRKYAIHPGMMEGSACSGSAEEQLRQEIRSSALNTPAMAYLHIPFCRAHCLFCGFYRESSQPQLMARYARSLGEEIRQAASMLRSAGQRLSAVYFGGGTPTDLSATDLAFLLQQVTGLLPLAKDCEITVEGRLFGFDDDKVMASLDNGANRFSFGVQSFDTHIRRRLGRKQSREELIQRLNRIVALGNPFHAAVVIDLIYGLPGQNATQWLADLDDALDHTAIHGLDLYQINLIPHTPLSAQKEQLPPMADLEQQSRLFSFGRRRMTAAGHQRLSIAHWGRDPRERNRYNLWNKAGVNCLPFGCGAGGRWGRTRFFQSGDLEDYFQRIEQGQKPVVSATLMPQGNTVTALAIAQLEQRHLRISELEKAADRPLAAQLRPMLDQWQQAGLFTLTSTEGGELTEAGEFWAVNLQQLISMRLKEILCDA, from the coding sequence ATGGAACCGCAAAAAAAAACACCGTCCGCTGAACGCCGCTTTCTTAACACGATGCAGGGTCGTCCCGGCAGTGTCGGCCACGGGTTCACACCGCCAATGATTTCGGACGACCCCTTGGCGAAAGCATTCTCCAGAAAATACGCCATCCATCCCGGCATGATGGAAGGCAGCGCCTGCTCGGGCTCCGCCGAAGAGCAGCTGCGTCAGGAGATTCGCAGCAGCGCACTGAACACCCCCGCCATGGCCTATCTCCATATCCCTTTTTGCCGCGCCCATTGTCTGTTTTGCGGTTTTTATCGGGAATCTTCGCAGCCACAGCTCATGGCCCGTTATGCCCGCAGTCTCGGCGAAGAGATTCGTCAGGCTGCCAGCATGTTGCGCTCCGCCGGGCAGCGGCTGTCCGCCGTCTATTTCGGCGGCGGCACACCAACGGATCTGAGCGCGACGGATCTGGCGTTTTTGCTCCAACAGGTTACCGGACTGTTGCCGTTGGCCAAGGACTGCGAAATCACCGTGGAGGGGCGCCTGTTCGGTTTCGATGACGACAAGGTCATGGCCTCCCTCGACAACGGCGCCAACCGTTTTTCCTTCGGCGTGCAGTCGTTTGACACGCACATCCGTCGCCGACTGGGGCGCAAACAAAGTCGCGAAGAGCTCATTCAACGCCTCAATCGCATTGTCGCGTTGGGCAATCCGTTTCATGCGGCCGTGGTCATCGACCTGATTTACGGATTGCCCGGACAAAACGCGACCCAGTGGCTGGCGGATCTGGATGACGCCCTGGACCACACCGCCATTCACGGTCTGGACCTCTATCAGATCAACCTGATTCCGCATACGCCGCTGTCGGCGCAAAAGGAACAACTGCCGCCCATGGCCGACCTGGAACAGCAGAGCCGGTTATTTTCCTTCGGCCGTCGGCGCATGACCGCAGCTGGTCACCAACGGCTGTCCATCGCCCATTGGGGCCGCGACCCCCGTGAACGCAACCGCTATAATCTCTGGAACAAAGCCGGTGTCAACTGCCTGCCTTTCGGCTGCGGCGCCGGGGGCCGCTGGGGCCGCACGCGCTTTTTCCAAAGCGGCGACCTCGAAGACTATTTTCAACGCATCGAACAAGGGCAAAAACCAGTAGTCAGCGCAACGCTGATGCCGCAGGGCAACACCGTCACGGCTCTGGCCATCGCTCAACTCGAACAACGCCATCTGCGGATTTCGGAGTTGGAAAAAGCGGCGGACCGCCCCCTGGCAGCGCAACTCAGGCCCATGCTGGATCAATGGCAACAGGCCGGGTTGTTCACCCTGACCTCTACCGAAGGCGGCGAACTGACCGAAGCCGGTGAGTTCTGGGCCGTCAATCTGCAACAACTGATCAGTATGAGGTTGAAAGAGATTCTGTGCGACGCATGA
- a CDS encoding TonB-dependent receptor, with product MMRRQLMKTGIMLFAATTLFATQGLADEEDTMIVTATRTQTELENAPGAVTVIDREMIEEAPARDLVDIIAETPGISLIGTGVGGRKTLSIRGADSRHTLILIDGRRIAASDAVMGHSNFENSWIPLEEIERIEVVRGPLSALYGSEALGGVINIITKVPTDTWSGVVKLGGGVPEGDGGENINSGVAISGAVIPGRVAASVSAGYIHERAIPDEDTPTISEIEGREIYSFSPQIYLTPTQNHRIELFAGVVDEERDYITTSGSAKIDYTYELDKYTAGVSWSGTTGPLESKIDIYRSQIDKVSIKEYAATGVKSKTPDKATNDVVDAQTSMRLGFNLFTLGGEWREESIEADSLDDIGGEETVTYKSAFAQDEITLFNERVLLTPGLRYDHHEYFGSEVSPRLYALVKMTDRINLKAGYGHAFNAPTAKQTSPGYNASTGPHSFIGNPDVKPETSDSYEAGVEYFGSTVTARAFYFYNDIDDLIGYDLVSYDPLAGRMTFTPDNVDKARIQGVETELELHLPHDLELVTSYNYLDAEDAENDVPLAGRPEHLVNVRLRHHLERFGLDSVLRYQYTGEQHFENDDGDMERVTGYSLWAFSITKELTSFLSLQLGVENIGDVRLADKSEYIPYSERGRYVYATLRGTL from the coding sequence ATGATGAGACGTCAACTCATGAAAACAGGCATCATGCTTTTCGCCGCGACAACCCTGTTTGCCACGCAGGGGCTTGCCGACGAAGAGGACACCATGATCGTCACCGCGACACGCACGCAAACCGAACTGGAAAACGCCCCCGGCGCGGTCACGGTGATTGACCGGGAAATGATCGAGGAGGCGCCCGCGCGCGATCTGGTCGACATTATCGCCGAGACGCCGGGCATCTCGCTCATCGGAACCGGTGTCGGCGGACGCAAAACCCTCTCCATCCGCGGCGCCGACAGCCGCCATACCCTGATTCTCATCGACGGTCGACGCATTGCCGCCAGCGACGCGGTGATGGGACACTCCAACTTTGAAAACAGCTGGATCCCTTTGGAGGAGATCGAACGGATCGAGGTGGTCCGCGGCCCACTGTCGGCCCTGTACGGATCGGAAGCGTTGGGCGGCGTCATCAACATCATCACCAAAGTTCCGACGGACACCTGGAGCGGCGTGGTTAAGCTGGGCGGCGGTGTGCCTGAGGGCGACGGCGGCGAAAACATCAACAGCGGCGTGGCGATCAGCGGCGCGGTGATTCCCGGTCGCGTCGCTGCCTCGGTATCCGCGGGCTATATCCACGAACGGGCGATACCGGATGAGGACACCCCGACCATTTCCGAAATCGAGGGCCGCGAAATCTACAGTTTCAGCCCCCAAATTTACCTCACCCCGACGCAAAATCACCGCATCGAGCTGTTCGCCGGCGTCGTTGACGAAGAACGCGACTATATCACCACCAGCGGCAGCGCCAAAATCGACTATACCTACGAACTGGACAAATACACCGCGGGGGTCAGCTGGAGCGGCACCACCGGCCCCCTGGAGTCGAAAATCGACATCTACCGCTCCCAGATCGACAAGGTGAGCATCAAAGAGTACGCCGCCACCGGCGTGAAGAGCAAAACACCGGATAAGGCGACCAACGATGTGGTGGATGCCCAGACCTCCATGCGGCTCGGCTTCAACCTGTTTACCCTCGGCGGCGAGTGGCGCGAGGAGTCCATCGAAGCCGATTCCCTCGACGATATCGGCGGCGAGGAAACCGTCACCTACAAATCGGCTTTCGCTCAGGATGAGATAACCCTGTTCAACGAGCGTGTGCTGCTGACGCCGGGCCTGCGTTACGACCATCACGAATACTTCGGCTCCGAGGTTTCGCCACGACTTTACGCTCTGGTGAAAATGACCGATCGGATCAATCTCAAAGCGGGCTACGGTCATGCGTTCAACGCACCGACCGCCAAACAGACCTCGCCCGGCTACAACGCCAGCACCGGCCCGCACAGCTTTATCGGCAACCCGGACGTCAAACCCGAGACGTCCGACAGTTACGAGGCGGGCGTAGAATACTTCGGCTCCACCGTGACCGCCCGCGCGTTTTATTTCTACAACGACATTGACGATCTCATCGGCTACGACCTGGTCAGTTACGATCCGCTGGCCGGTCGCATGACCTTCACCCCGGACAATGTGGACAAGGCACGGATTCAGGGCGTGGAAACCGAACTAGAGCTTCACCTGCCCCACGATCTGGAGCTGGTGACCAGTTACAACTACCTAGACGCCGAAGATGCGGAGAACGACGTTCCCCTGGCCGGTCGACCGGAACACCTGGTCAACGTCAGATTGCGTCATCATCTGGAGCGCTTCGGCTTGGATAGCGTGCTGCGTTATCAGTACACCGGCGAGCAGCATTTTGAAAACGACGACGGCGACATGGAACGGGTAACCGGCTATTCGCTGTGGGCCTTTTCAATCACGAAAGAACTCACGTCGTTTCTCAGCCTGCAACTGGGCGTTGAAAACATCGGCGATGTCCGGCTGGCGGATAAATCGGAATACATCCCCTACAGTGAACGGGGGCGGTATGTTTACGCCACCCTGAGAGGAACCCTGTAA
- a CDS encoding DUF4198 domain-containing protein yields MKKFHSMTLALLLCLGLSAPASAHNLWLNATDFVPTLSGRAGAHSKIYFGFGHRFPVQDFLDKDKLREFRLIFPNGSQRDLDAGENGFLATPVVFKDAGGYIVSAATATGFYTMFTNDDGRIHHKMDGMQGLSNVVLSLYYENYTKALIDVESTHEDAYAAPVGHRIEIVPLENPYLKKVGDTLRLQVLFNGKPAPFCPLSATYLGFSSKEDYAFSTKTNSRGIAELRLLQPTQWIVLATLRKPADSEHQDQCLELKYTASLSFSLR; encoded by the coding sequence ATGAAGAAATTCCACTCCATGACCTTGGCGCTGCTGCTCTGCCTGGGGCTGTCCGCCCCGGCATCGGCCCACAATTTGTGGCTCAACGCCACCGACTTCGTCCCGACCCTGTCCGGGCGGGCCGGCGCGCACAGCAAAATCTATTTCGGCTTCGGCCATCGCTTTCCGGTGCAGGATTTTCTCGACAAAGACAAACTGCGCGAATTTCGTCTGATTTTTCCCAACGGCAGCCAACGTGACCTTGACGCGGGCGAAAACGGTTTTTTGGCGACGCCCGTGGTGTTTAAAGACGCGGGTGGCTACATTGTCAGCGCGGCGACCGCGACCGGTTTCTACACCATGTTTACGAACGATGACGGACGTATCCACCACAAAATGGACGGCATGCAAGGACTGAGCAACGTGGTTCTCAGTCTCTACTACGAAAACTACACCAAGGCACTCATTGACGTGGAGAGTACGCATGAAGACGCCTACGCCGCCCCGGTCGGCCACCGCATCGAGATCGTCCCGCTGGAAAATCCCTACCTGAAAAAAGTCGGAGACACCCTGCGTCTGCAGGTGCTGTTCAACGGCAAACCGGCTCCGTTTTGTCCGCTGTCCGCCACCTATCTCGGCTTCTCCAGTAAAGAGGATTACGCCTTCAGCACCAAGACAAACAGCCGGGGCATTGCCGAACTGCGGCTGCTGCAGCCCACCCAGTGGATTGTTCTGGCGACGCTGCGCAAACCGGCCGACAGCGAACATCAGGATCAGTGCCTGGAGTTGAAATACACGGCCTCGCTGTCCTTTTCCCTGCGCTAA
- a CDS encoding MptD family putative ECF transporter S component, with protein sequence MRNERPSIFHWNTRELVLIGTFAALIKLITLTVSLMGGGMNPVTLLLKNIVATALLVVLFHKVPRVGVLTLYVLQQAIIMMMLMGSGLIILPGYLVAALLVEGGAHLLGGYRNTWAILLSIGLYDLFSRAISLGLSWLFMRENSALFLAALTIIAVGYLGCLIGLRTGVRFVREFRHAGFIRE encoded by the coding sequence ATGAGGAATGAGCGTCCATCGATCTTTCACTGGAACACGCGGGAACTGGTGCTTATCGGAACCTTTGCCGCCCTGATCAAGCTGATCACCCTGACGGTGTCGCTGATGGGCGGCGGCATGAATCCCGTCACCCTGTTGCTGAAAAACATCGTTGCCACGGCGTTGCTGGTGGTGTTGTTCCACAAGGTGCCGCGCGTCGGCGTGCTGACCCTGTATGTGTTGCAACAAGCCATCATCATGATGATGCTCATGGGCAGCGGGCTGATCATTCTGCCCGGCTACCTAGTTGCCGCCTTACTTGTCGAAGGTGGGGCGCATTTGCTCGGTGGATATCGTAACACCTGGGCCATTCTGCTCAGCATCGGTCTGTACGATCTGTTTTCCCGCGCCATCTCACTGGGCCTGAGCTGGTTGTTCATGCGCGAAAACAGCGCCTTGTTTCTCGCCGCCCTCACCATTATCGCCGTCGGCTATCTCGGTTGCCTGATCGGGCTGCGTACCGGCGTGCGTTTTGTCAGGGAGTTCCGTCATGCCGGTTTCATCCGTGAATAG
- a CDS encoding energy-coupling factor transporter transmembrane component T, whose amino-acid sequence MPVSSVNSPCHSRFFSWMATLDIRVKVVTLCVLSLSLAFMKNPIALTFLGALSSLCLLSLRRFRLTLLVYVLLLVTWLLSFGFGLLLEKLLPAMQGQTATQALIPFLRLWPLANMTLAVAFSIRIGNALTTLKKMRLPRIVYLPVMVALRFIPGFFNDIKQLRDCLKLRGISVTTSSLLLHPQRTLRLLIVPMVIRALRLADELAIAAELKQVGYGAGPRTVKTPLRHGDVAFALGAALTLVVAWHLPGTDIPSAMSNAIHASHPDTETKQPL is encoded by the coding sequence ATGCCGGTTTCATCCGTGAATAGTCCGTGCCACAGCCGTTTTTTTTCCTGGATGGCCACGTTGGATATCCGCGTGAAAGTGGTCACTCTGTGTGTGCTGTCGCTGTCTCTCGCTTTCATGAAAAACCCGATCGCCCTCACATTTCTCGGCGCTCTGAGCAGCCTGTGCCTGCTCAGTTTGCGCCGTTTCCGTCTGACACTGCTCGTCTATGTTCTATTGCTGGTCACTTGGCTGCTCTCTTTTGGTTTCGGCCTGCTGCTTGAAAAACTGCTTCCCGCCATGCAGGGGCAGACCGCGACGCAAGCGCTGATCCCGTTTCTGCGCCTGTGGCCGCTGGCCAACATGACGCTGGCCGTGGCGTTTTCCATACGCATCGGCAATGCCCTGACCACCCTGAAAAAGATGCGCCTGCCGCGCATTGTCTACCTGCCGGTAATGGTGGCGTTGCGTTTCATACCCGGCTTTTTTAACGACATCAAACAGTTGCGCGACTGCCTCAAGCTACGCGGCATCTCCGTCACCACGTCGTCGCTACTCCTCCATCCGCAACGCACCCTGCGCCTGCTCATCGTGCCCATGGTGATCCGTGCGTTGCGTCTGGCCGACGAGTTGGCCATTGCCGCCGAGCTCAAGCAGGTGGGCTACGGTGCCGGACCTCGGACGGTCAAAACACCGCTGCGACACGGTGATGTGGCCTTTGCCCTCGGCGCGGCATTGACGCTGGTCGTTGCCTGGCACCTGCCCGGCACGGACATCCCCAGCGCCATGAGCAATGCGATTCACGCCTCCCATCCCGATACGGAAACCAAACAGCCACTATGA
- a CDS encoding PepSY-associated TM helix domain-containing protein: MRRLIRLSRTCHKYLGLIGAAYFLLMALSGILLNHPGLIRGMSLPAALLPDSHTLGDGARMAVRDTVSDGDTLIVGGRAGVWYSPDRGRHFVPLAQGYPQDASARDNLCLLHYHHQGRAHLLAGTRRGLFHYDFSGDWQKVPHPQDDAAVVALIRRGNDLLLFTEQQCLISPLNGRFEFRPQPLHYAQADLPSTVPLIRWLFALHSGAVLGLPGRLFVDVSAAILVFLSLSGLWLCPVSRRFMPQVPGTKLLFWWRNHLKLGIRCALFLLLITLSGVAIRPPFSTLIKDCRISRSSMAFHPDDSHRLRIDRVALSADHSEILIATRDGLFGGPADLHAPLRRRSVAAPISAMGVNVLCSQQDGRWIIGSFAGLYLWDEKHRLADALITSASRRPLVTALIMQKNRPVAFVDYRDGACPCRRPDTDVTPQPVHFPAAMDEASVPLRHILFELHNGRILRQWLGVWSMAFIPVGGGLLCFVLVSGFYDWWLLKTITKK; this comes from the coding sequence ATGCGCCGTCTGATTCGATTATCGCGAACCTGTCACAAATATCTCGGTCTGATCGGCGCCGCTTATTTCCTGCTCATGGCGCTGAGTGGCATCCTGCTCAACCATCCTGGTCTGATCCGGGGGATGTCACTGCCCGCCGCCCTGCTGCCGGACAGTCATACCCTGGGCGACGGCGCGCGGATGGCGGTTCGAGACACGGTGAGCGACGGCGACACGCTGATTGTCGGCGGACGCGCCGGCGTCTGGTACAGCCCGGATCGTGGACGCCATTTTGTCCCGCTGGCGCAGGGCTATCCGCAAGACGCCAGCGCCCGCGACAACCTGTGCCTGCTCCATTACCATCATCAGGGTCGGGCACATCTACTCGCCGGAACGCGCCGCGGTTTATTCCACTACGATTTTTCCGGCGACTGGCAAAAAGTGCCGCATCCGCAGGACGACGCGGCCGTTGTCGCCCTGATCAGGCGCGGCAACGATTTGTTGCTCTTCACCGAACAGCAGTGTCTGATCAGCCCGCTGAACGGACGCTTTGAATTTCGCCCCCAACCTTTGCACTATGCGCAAGCCGATCTGCCGTCAACCGTACCCCTTATCCGCTGGCTGTTCGCCCTGCACAGCGGCGCCGTCCTCGGGCTTCCCGGTCGCCTGTTCGTGGATGTGTCGGCCGCCATTCTCGTTTTCTTGAGCCTGTCCGGTCTGTGGCTGTGCCCCGTCTCGCGGCGTTTTATGCCGCAAGTACCCGGAACCAAACTGCTATTCTGGTGGCGCAATCATTTAAAACTGGGGATACGATGTGCCCTGTTTCTGCTTCTCATCACCCTCAGCGGCGTTGCGATCCGGCCGCCCTTCTCCACTCTGATCAAGGATTGTCGGATTTCGCGCTCCTCCATGGCCTTTCACCCTGACGACTCTCACCGACTACGCATTGATCGCGTCGCCCTCAGCGCGGATCACAGCGAAATCCTCATTGCCACCCGCGACGGCTTGTTCGGCGGTCCGGCAGACCTGCACGCACCCCTGCGCCGCCGAAGCGTTGCGGCACCGATCAGCGCCATGGGGGTCAACGTGCTGTGCTCACAGCAAGATGGACGCTGGATCATCGGCTCCTTCGCGGGTCTCTACCTGTGGGACGAAAAACACCGGCTTGCCGATGCGCTGATCACCTCGGCAAGCCGCCGGCCGCTGGTGACCGCGCTAATCATGCAGAAGAATCGTCCCGTCGCCTTTGTCGATTACCGCGATGGTGCGTGCCCCTGCCGACGACCCGACACGGACGTGACCCCGCAGCCGGTCCATTTCCCGGCGGCGATGGACGAAGCGTCCGTGCCTTTGCGTCATATTCTTTTTGAACTCCACAACGGGCGCATTCTGCGCCAGTGGCTGGGCGTCTGGTCCATGGCGTTTATCCCCGTCGGCGGCGGTCTGCTGTGCTTCGTCCTTGTCAGCGGCTTTTATGATTGGTGGTTACTCAAAACCATCACAAAGAAATAG
- a CDS encoding efflux RND transporter permease subunit — translation MSDQLHRPDQERGAIAWMAGNSVAANLLMLILMIGGILIATQIKQEVFPEFDTDIVTVTVPYPGASPEEVEQGIILAIEEAVQGLDGVDEVTSSAQEGVGVVTVELLLGADLQKLASDIESEVDRISTFPDDAEEPEVEIQSRKRDVVSIVVFGDQSEIILRNVAEQLRDFLLQDKNITQVELEDVPDLEISIEIPQQTLRRYGLTTGEVASRLEAASIDLPGGGIKTDAGEVLVRMKERRDTADQFASLPVVSNNDGSIVRLGDMATIKDGFEDTDYYAVYNGKPALMIEIYRIGEQTPIDVANAVFDQMEAFEEHLPPGIELAVVKDRSKIFKQRADLLSRNAFLGLALVLVLLSIFLEARLAFWVTMGIPISFLGAFLMIAVAGVSINMVSMFAFIIALGIVVDDAIVVGENIYKFRQQGLPFVQSAIAGVREVAVPVTFSVLTNIVAFMPLYFIPGTMGKIMMTIPVVVISVFAISLIESLFVLPAHLGHLNDRHKRTGPMVWLHEQQQRFSAFFTRMIEKYYGPFLDKVLHTRYITIAIAVAVLLVTVAYVKSGRMGMSMFPKIESDYAQASVTLPYGAPIENTEKIARRIMAAADEIIAENGGDQLALGTFSQLGRNGSHKARIRVYLTDAEVRPISTDAFAKLWRQRSGEFVGVESIGFSSDSGGPGSGSALTMELSHRDLSVLEKASEELAEALEHYTQVKDIDDGFAPGKQQLDFTLKPAARSLGLTASEVARQVRNAYDGADVLKQQRGRNEITIVVRLPKEERISEYNLEQMILRNSEGIEIPLLDAVEIKRGRAYITIDRRSGRRIVTVTADVTPQSQAGQVIAALEEETIPDLLNRYAGLSLSYEGKQADMKESFQGLVSGLLLALLLIYLLLAIPFRSYIQPAIIMISIPFGMVGATLGHLAMGYSLSIMSLLGVVALSGVVVNDSLVLIDFANRRLHEGESPHDAVLAAGMQRFRPIMLTTLTTFFGLAPMIFETSRQARFLIPMAISLGFGILFATLIALVLVPVLFMVVEDIRAHWRETHPQE, via the coding sequence ATGAGTGATCAGCTTCACCGACCCGATCAAGAACGGGGAGCCATCGCCTGGATGGCGGGCAATTCGGTCGCCGCCAACCTGCTGATGCTGATCCTGATGATCGGTGGCATTCTGATTGCCACTCAGATCAAGCAAGAGGTATTTCCTGAATTCGACACCGACATTGTCACGGTGACCGTTCCTTACCCTGGAGCCAGCCCTGAAGAGGTCGAGCAGGGAATCATCCTCGCCATTGAAGAGGCGGTGCAGGGCCTTGACGGCGTCGATGAAGTCACTTCCAGCGCCCAGGAAGGGGTCGGCGTAGTCACCGTCGAGCTGCTGCTCGGCGCCGACCTGCAGAAACTGGCCAGCGACATCGAAAGCGAAGTGGATCGCATCAGCACCTTTCCCGACGATGCTGAAGAACCGGAAGTCGAGATTCAAAGCCGCAAACGCGATGTGGTGTCGATTGTCGTGTTCGGCGATCAGAGCGAGATCATTCTGCGCAATGTCGCTGAACAGCTGCGTGACTTCCTGCTGCAGGATAAAAACATCACCCAGGTCGAGCTCGAAGACGTGCCCGACCTGGAGATCTCCATCGAGATTCCCCAGCAAACCCTGCGCCGTTATGGCCTGACCACGGGTGAAGTGGCCAGCCGCCTCGAAGCCGCGTCCATCGACCTGCCCGGCGGCGGCATCAAAACGGATGCCGGTGAAGTTCTGGTGCGCATGAAGGAGCGCCGCGACACGGCCGATCAGTTCGCCAGCCTGCCGGTGGTCAGCAACAACGACGGCAGCATTGTTCGCCTCGGCGACATGGCCACGATCAAGGACGGCTTTGAAGACACCGACTATTACGCAGTGTACAACGGCAAACCGGCCCTGATGATCGAGATTTACCGCATCGGTGAACAGACGCCGATCGACGTCGCTAATGCCGTGTTTGACCAGATGGAGGCCTTTGAGGAACACCTGCCTCCCGGCATTGAACTGGCCGTGGTCAAAGACCGTTCAAAAATCTTCAAGCAACGCGCCGACTTGCTGTCACGCAATGCCTTTCTCGGTTTGGCGCTGGTCCTGGTATTGTTAAGCATTTTCCTCGAAGCGCGGCTGGCATTCTGGGTCACCATGGGCATTCCGATCTCGTTCCTCGGTGCTTTTCTGATGATTGCCGTGGCCGGGGTCAGCATCAATATGGTGTCGATGTTTGCGTTTATTATCGCGCTCGGTATCGTGGTCGACGACGCCATCGTCGTTGGTGAAAATATTTATAAATTCCGCCAGCAGGGGCTGCCGTTCGTCCAGTCGGCGATCGCCGGGGTGCGTGAAGTGGCCGTGCCGGTCACCTTCAGCGTGTTGACCAACATCGTCGCCTTCATGCCGCTGTATTTTATCCCCGGTACCATGGGCAAGATCATGATGACCATCCCGGTGGTGGTCATCAGTGTTTTCGCCATTTCCTTGATCGAATCGCTGTTTGTGCTGCCGGCCCACCTGGGTCATCTCAATGATCGCCACAAGCGCACGGGGCCGATGGTCTGGCTGCATGAACAGCAGCAGCGTTTCAGCGCTTTTTTTACGCGGATGATCGAAAAATACTACGGCCCGTTTCTCGACAAGGTGCTGCATACCCGTTATATCACCATTGCCATTGCCGTAGCCGTGCTGCTGGTCACGGTCGCCTATGTCAAGAGTGGCCGTATGGGCATGAGCATGTTTCCGAAGATCGAGTCGGACTATGCCCAGGCGTCCGTCACTTTGCCCTATGGTGCGCCTATCGAAAACACCGAAAAAATCGCTCGCCGGATCATGGCCGCGGCGGATGAGATCATTGCCGAAAACGGTGGTGACCAGCTGGCCCTCGGCACGTTCAGCCAGTTGGGTCGAAACGGCAGTCACAAAGCGCGGATTCGTGTTTATCTCACCGATGCGGAGGTGCGGCCTATCTCCACAGATGCTTTTGCTAAATTGTGGCGTCAGCGCAGTGGCGAATTTGTCGGTGTCGAATCCATTGGCTTCTCCTCCGATTCCGGCGGCCCCGGTTCCGGTTCAGCATTAACCATGGAACTGAGCCATCGCGATCTGTCGGTGCTGGAAAAAGCCAGTGAAGAGCTGGCCGAGGCCTTGGAACACTACACTCAGGTCAAGGACATTGACGACGGTTTCGCGCCGGGAAAACAGCAGTTGGACTTCACCCTGAAACCGGCGGCACGCAGCTTGGGTTTGACCGCTTCCGAAGTCGCCCGCCAGGTGCGCAACGCCTATGACGGTGCCGATGTGCTCAAACAGCAGCGCGGTCGTAACGAGATCACCATTGTCGTGCGCCTGCCCAAAGAGGAGCGGATCTCCGAATACAATCTGGAGCAGATGATTCTGCGCAACAGTGAAGGCATTGAAATTCCATTGCTGGACGCTGTGGAGATCAAACGGGGTCGTGCCTACATTACCATTGATCGCCGCAGTGGCCGCCGTATTGTCACCGTCACTGCCGACGTCACCCCGCAATCCCAGGCCGGTCAAGTCATCGCCGCCCTCGAAGAGGAGACCATCCCCGACCTGCTTAACCGGTATGCCGGGCTCAGCCTGTCCTATGAAGGCAAACAGGCCGACATGAAGGAAAGCTTCCAGGGGCTGGTTTCCGGCCTATTACTGGCCCTGCTGCTGATCTATCTGCTGTTGGCCATTCCGTTCCGCAGCTATATTCAGCCCGCCATCATCATGATCAGCATTCCGTTCGGCATGGTTGGTGCGACTCTTGGCCATCTGGCCATGGGTTACAGTCTGAGCATCATGAGTCTGCTTGGTGTCGTCGCCCTGTCCGGGGTGGTGGTGAACGATTCGCTGGTGTTGATCGACTTTGCCAATCGCCGTCTGCACGAGGGGGAAAGTCCTCACGATGCGGTACTTGCCGCCGGCATGCAGCGTTTTCGTCCGATCATGTTGACCACCCTGACCACGTTCTTCGGCCTGGCGCCAATGATCTTCGAAACCTCGCGTCAGGCACGCTTCCTCATCCCCATGGCCATCTCTCTGGGATTCGGCATTCTGTTTGCGACGTTGATCGCCCTGGTGCTGGTGCCGGTGTTGTTTATGGTGGTGGAAGATATTCGCGCCCATTGGCGGGAAACGCATCCGCAGGAATAA